The Triticum urartu cultivar G1812 chromosome 5, Tu2.1, whole genome shotgun sequence genome contains the following window.
ACGTACATCATGCATATTCTTGCATGTTTTAACCAGATGTGTACTAGCCAACGTCCAGAGAAGATGGACTTTGGTGTCAGGCTCAGAAACTTTTTGTTGTCTTTTCGGTTTTTGTCATGTCGATCTTATGTGATTTGTACTTTGATTTTTACGATATAAATAAGACACGTATATCATGAAAAAAACAAGCCAGAGATGTTTATAGTATAGTAAGTATACAGACGCACATACGTATCATGTTAAGCAGATCGATACGCACCGGCCCACCACCCATGCATGTACAGCACAGTTCCACGGTACGTGCCCCACGAGGCCACGACCACGAGCTAGCAAGCGAAAACGCGCACGCACGCAATCTCGCCAGCCAAGCCACCTCCCCAACTAACTCCATTACTCCAATCAATCACCCTAGCTAGCTCTGCTAATCACATCGCCACAGCCTCGCAGTACCACACACCACTCTCACTTGTCCGATCGATCCACTGATGATGATCCAACACACATTTCACCGCCTCACCAGTCACCACATGTACTACGCTACTTCTCCATGCGCGTACGTATCTTCTTCTATATATACCCAAGAACCCAGCCACACCACACCACGTCAGTCATCGCTTAGCTCGAGTCGAAGGCGTCGGGCgtcgcacgcacgcacgcactcAAGAGGAACACACAAAATTCACCAGCCAACTGTGGCAGTGCGGTCGCGATCGGTCGACCAGCAAGCTAGCTAGTTAGCAGGTAGCCATGGCGGCTCGGCGTAGTGGCGCGgtggtggcggcgttgatggccCTGCTGGTCGGGCTCGCGGGCGCGGACTTCGCGGCGGACCGGGCGGAGTGCGCGGACAAGCTCATGGGGCTGGCGACGTGCCTGACGTACGTGCAGCTGGCGGCGACGGCGCGCTCGCCCACGCCGGACTGCTGCTCCGGGTTCCGGCAGGTGCTGGGCGTCAGCAAGAAGTGCCTGTGCGTGCTGGTCAAGGACCGCGACGAGCCCACCCTCGGGATCAAGTTCAACGTCACCCGCGCCATGAACCTCCCCTCCGCCTGCAACATCCCGGCCACCTTCTCCGACTGCCCCAGTACGTACTACTCATGTGGCATGTCCCATCGATCGGCCGGTGCTGCTGCGCCGCCGCCGTGCACACTAAACAAGTTGCTTTTGGGTGCAGAGATCCTCAACATGTCGCCGGACTCCAAGGAGGCCGAGATCTTCAAGCAGTACGGGATCGAGCACGAGGGCAAGAACGCCACCGCCGGCGGCAGCGCCGCCGTCACCGGTATATTATACATACTCCTCTAGCCACTTAACTAGCACATGAGTATATTCTCGGATCGAATACTAGCAAATCATCATTTCTTGGGATCAAATACTAGCAAAATCATCTTTTTTTTTTACGGTGAGCAAAATCATCTCTGTTACTTTTTAAGGAGCGCCTAATCTTCCTCTCCCTTGTGAAACAGCCATATTCTATTCTTCCCCCCTTGTCTTCATCTCGCCACCGCTGTCGTCGACATCTACCCACGCCTCCGACGCTGGCCTAATAACCATCTGccacgctgccgccgccgccgcccctccctgTCCGCCGTGTCGCCTCCTTCGCCGATCGAGCTGCCGCTTAGACCATCCTTCTAACCCTGCAGCCGTACCCAAACGTGTCAATCTCTGCCTCGATCGGCTCCGCGGGCGACACGCGGCCATCTCTGACTCAGGACTGTGCTTCCTCGTGCCAAAATGGACAGACTGAAGTGAACATTTTCATGCAAACCGTGTTAATTATACACGCCGGAAGAACGTGCACACTACACGGCACACACTATACGCACCACACATGGCATGGGCATGAGCAGCAGCCTCCTTGCGCGAGCGCGACGTGTACGAATGTGACCGCGAGCGCCCACGCAACTCTGCAGTTATGCTGAGAAAGATACTGGCAACAGTGCGCATTCATTTCTAGCCGGAGGTTAGTGGTGGCGGGATCAGTCAATGCCCTGCATGGTATGCATGGCCCGCCTAACACCGTACGTGTCCTGACAGTCGTGTACCCTCCGGCCGGTGTTCGGTGCCTGGTCTTAACTGAACTTTGTGGGTAACCACTAACCATAACTGTACCTAAATCTCCGTTTGAGAAAAAGGGAATCTGTACCTAAATCTGTGGTGCTTTTCAGTACTAGACCGTAGTATCCAGTTCTAAACTGTACGTAAATCTTCCTTCTGCATGGTTAATTAGCATGTCAGTTCAGAACTGTACAACTAACTTTCTCGTACGC
Protein-coding sequences here:
- the LOC125511030 gene encoding non-specific lipid transfer protein GPI-anchored 14-like yields the protein MAARRSGAVVAALMALLVGLAGADFAADRAECADKLMGLATCLTYVQLAATARSPTPDCCSGFRQVLGVSKKCLCVLVKDRDEPTLGIKFNVTRAMNLPSACNIPATFSDCPKILNMSPDSKEAEIFKQYGIEHEGKNATAGGSAAVTGTSGGKSADAAAGAGRHTAVVFAVVVSALLASVLVLA